Proteins encoded in a region of the Candidatus Cloacimonadota bacterium genome:
- a CDS encoding inositol monophosphatase family protein produces the protein MTEYLITALKAAKSAGKVIEENFHKKKKISYKGRIDLVTNIDKKAEEIIIEIIGKKYPKHNILTEETEHKQNSEMEYRWVIDPLDGTTNYVHGFPFVCTSIALQKNDETICGVVYNPILGELFYSEKGAGSFCNNKQISVSDHKELDKSILATGFPYNIENEERNNLDHFNKIIKKCRGIRRPGAAALDLCYVAAGIFDGYWEMELFPWDTAAGILIVEEAGGKVTKFDDSEFSIFDKEILATNGLVHKELVGIL, from the coding sequence ATGACAGAATATTTAATAACAGCACTAAAAGCAGCCAAATCTGCCGGAAAAGTAATCGAAGAAAATTTTCATAAGAAAAAGAAAATATCTTATAAGGGAAGAATTGATCTCGTTACGAATATTGATAAAAAAGCAGAAGAGATAATCATAGAAATTATTGGAAAGAAATACCCCAAGCATAATATTCTCACTGAAGAAACGGAACATAAACAAAATTCGGAAATGGAATATCGCTGGGTAATTGATCCGTTGGACGGAACTACAAATTATGTGCACGGATTCCCTTTTGTTTGCACTTCGATAGCGTTGCAGAAAAATGATGAGACAATTTGCGGAGTCGTTTACAATCCCATCCTCGGCGAACTTTTTTACAGCGAAAAAGGCGCAGGAAGTTTTTGCAACAATAAGCAAATTTCTGTTTCCGACCACAAAGAATTGGATAAATCTATTCTTGCAACCGGCTTCCCTTACAATATTGAAAATGAAGAACGAAATAATTTAGACCATTTTAATAAAATAATCAAAAAGTGTCGTGGTATTCGCAGACCGGGAGCCGCGGCTTTAGACCTTTGTTATGTTGCTGCCGGGATTTTCGACGGATATTGGGAAATGGAACTCTTTCCCTGGGATACGGCAGCCGGAATTTTGATAGTGGAGGAAGCGGGTGGAAAAGTAACAAAATTCGATGACTCGGAATTCTCTATTTTCGATAAAGAGATTTTGGCAACGAATGGGCTGGTGCATAAGGAATTGGTTGGGATTTTGTAG
- a CDS encoding DUF4342 domain-containing protein, with translation MDTNKKSEFKVKGEELLKKVKEIIHAGNVRRIKIKNGEGKIYLEIPVTIGVVGALLLPVWAAIGALAAVASSFTIEVVNIEKDKED, from the coding sequence ATGGATACGAATAAAAAATCGGAATTTAAAGTAAAAGGTGAAGAACTTCTTAAAAAAGTTAAAGAAATAATTCACGCCGGTAATGTTCGCCGCATAAAGATCAAAAACGGAGAAGGAAAAATTTATCTCGAAATTCCTGTTACAATCGGGGTGGTTGGCGCATTGCTATTACCTGTTTGGGCAGCTATCGGAGCTTTGGCTGCTGTAGCATCCAGTTTTACTATTGAAGTTGTAAATATTGAAAAAGACAAAGAAGATTAG
- a CDS encoding TerB family tellurite resistance protein produces the protein MNIKNIFSFNKSNTTAINTVDQKDKIEIATCALLLEIAKADDQFTKEEEKIIQKILQKKFTLNYEEIKELISQSEKVIDESIDLWQFTNKINEYFSRAEKLLILESAWEIIYSDDKLDVNEDYLIHKFTNLLRLDHKDLIQTKLKVKNNE, from the coding sequence ATGAATATAAAAAATATTTTTTCATTTAATAAAAGTAATACCACAGCGATTAATACTGTTGATCAAAAAGATAAAATCGAAATTGCTACTTGTGCTCTATTGCTTGAGATTGCAAAAGCAGACGATCAATTCACAAAAGAGGAAGAGAAAATCATTCAAAAAATCCTCCAAAAAAAATTTACCCTGAATTACGAAGAAATAAAAGAGCTGATTTCACAATCTGAAAAAGTGATTGATGAAAGCATTGACCTCTGGCAATTTACTAACAAAATTAATGAATACTTTTCAAGAGCAGAAAAACTTTTAATCCTTGAATCTGCCTGGGAAATAATTTATTCGGATGACAAATTGGATGTGAATGAGGATTACTTGATCCATAAATTCACAAATTTATTACGACTTGATCATAAAGATTTAATACAAACAAAATTAAAGGTGAAAAATAATGAATAA
- a CDS encoding HD domain-containing protein has product MNNAINKLWGTELSWIKNEDLREKVAKTWELAFEKSVLTPEDLETIPFTLLVKNCKVSFMAHKRAVVHISHESSKVMQKSFGSNLPIDMDVVIAGAILCDVGKLVEYEKDGDSIKFSKSGSLLRHAFTGVSLAQACGIPDEVCHVIAVHSKEGDGFKRTTEGLIIHHADYMSYLPFKNL; this is encoded by the coding sequence ATGAATAATGCGATTAACAAGCTGTGGGGCACCGAGTTAAGCTGGATAAAAAATGAAGATTTACGCGAAAAAGTTGCGAAAACTTGGGAATTAGCATTTGAGAAAAGTGTTTTAACACCCGAAGATTTGGAAACTATTCCCTTCACTCTGCTCGTAAAAAATTGCAAGGTCAGTTTTATGGCTCACAAACGGGCAGTTGTGCATATTTCTCACGAATCTTCAAAAGTAATGCAAAAATCCTTCGGTAGCAACCTTCCAATTGATATGGATGTTGTAATTGCAGGAGCGATTTTGTGTGATGTGGGTAAATTGGTAGAATATGAAAAAGACGGTGATTCTATCAAATTTAGCAAATCCGGTTCTTTGCTTCGCCATGCCTTTACCGGTGTTTCGTTGGCTCAAGCCTGTGGAATTCCCGACGAAGTTTGCCACGTAATTGCAGTTCACTCTAAAGAAGGTGATGGGTTTAAACGAACCACAGAAGGATTAATAATCCACCACGCAGATTATATGTCCTATCTCCCGTTTAAAAATTTATAA
- a CDS encoding tetratricopeptide repeat protein: protein MKKILPLLIISIICFGGLMAQDETKNEVKKVLQDKEKMQTLHQYFSATCFNNCWKFIEKSELSAEDVENMIVLSNASLYHWKQREDCTPQNLSIAYWQLGRVYVLAKELDIAKDYSQKCIDISLKNELSPFYIGYGYEAMARTLAKQKDYDQAKLYLQKGYAELNEVTDKEDKKYLKTDLDNIREMIQ from the coding sequence GTGAAAAAAATATTACCGTTATTAATAATTTCAATAATTTGTTTTGGAGGATTAATGGCGCAAGATGAAACAAAAAATGAAGTGAAAAAGGTATTGCAAGATAAAGAAAAGATGCAGACTCTCCATCAATATTTTTCTGCAACCTGTTTCAATAATTGCTGGAAATTTATCGAAAAATCTGAACTTTCCGCAGAAGATGTAGAAAATATGATCGTGCTTTCAAATGCATCATTGTATCATTGGAAACAAAGAGAAGATTGCACTCCGCAGAATTTATCAATTGCATATTGGCAATTGGGACGTGTTTACGTTTTGGCTAAGGAATTAGATATTGCGAAAGACTATTCCCAAAAATGTATTGATATTTCTCTGAAAAATGAACTTTCGCCCTTTTATATCGGCTATGGATACGAAGCGATGGCAAGGACTCTGGCAAAGCAGAAAGATTATGATCAGGCAAAATTGTATCTTCAAAAAGGTTATGCTGAATTGAACGAAGTTACAGACAAAGAGGATAAAAAATATCTAAAAACAGATTTGGATAATATTAGGGAGATGATTCAGTAA